From Solibacillus sp. FSL W7-1464:
ATAACAGCGCGGTACTTATAATAAATAATGATTTTTTCATCCTATATACTCCTTCGTTTACCAAGTGAAGCCGTAGCTTTTTACTTCGATTTTATTTACCTTTGAACCAATGTTATCCGGTAATGGCGGGTAGCTAAGTTCAAAACCTGCTTCACCGCCAGCAGCTAGTCCTACATCCACACTGCCAGATAATCCGCCTAAAATTTTACCGTTTGCATCATATAAATTGGCCGCTAAACGTATATCTTCCTGCTTAAAATCAGTAGGGTTTTTGACAATACCTGTCACACTATATCCGTAGTCACTTGAAATTCCTTTGACTGCACTAACTTCCATTAAGTTTGAACCTTCTTCCGTTGCTTCAAAATTAAAATTAAATGTTGTTTCAGAATAATTCTCTACTGATGTTTCTCCATCTATTGTTGTGCCTTCTACGATAAATGCTGATTCTCCAGGCTGAACAATTTCAGGAACGGCATAAATCATAGTTGAAGTCCCTAAAATACTACCGTCTTTCCCTTTGTAATTCATTTGTGTTTCACCAATATTAACCGTCACATCGCCAGTGTTTTTAAAAATAGCCGCTGTATTGATCCAAATTGAGTCAATAGAATCGTTCCATACAGTAGATCCGGAATCTTCAATTTCTAATTTAGCGTTGGTATTTTCTTCAGTAATTGCACTTTCTTCAGTTTTATCAGTTTTACTTTCTTTATCTGCCGATTGAGAAATGGTTTGTTTTGAATCTCCGCATGCAGTCAATATGAAAAGT
This genomic window contains:
- a CDS encoding FxLYD domain-containing protein; this encodes MKKFTILMFSLLFILTACGDSKQTISQSADKESKTDKTEESAITEENTNAKLEIEDSGSTVWNDSIDSIWINTAAIFKNTGDVTVNIGETQMNYKGKDGSILGTSTMIYAVPEIVQPGESAFIVEGTTIDGETSVENYSETTFNFNFEATEEGSNLMEVSAVKGISSDYGYSVTGIVKNPTDFKQEDIRLAANLYDANGKILGGLSGSVDVGLAAGGEAGFELSYPPLPDNIGSKVNKIEVKSYGFTW